The segment CTCCTCGTGGGCCACGCCCTTGGCGGTCAGGTCGCCGCTTATGATCATGACCGGCGTGGCGATGGTGGCGACGATCATGGAGATCATGAGCCCCCGCCGGTGGTAGGCGTCGCGCCTGCCGCGCAGCATCCCGACCGCGTACACAGCGGCGAAGGCGAACGCGACGGCCTCGAAGGCGGCTATCGTCATGTGGCTCGCCTCGTAGAACCACGCCGGCGAGAACATGGCCCGCACGAGGTCTATGCTCACGACCTCTCCGGCGCCGTTCAGCGTGAACCCGGCGGGAGTATTCATCCACGAGTTGGCGAGCACGACCACGATCATGGACATGAACCCGCCGATAAAGATGGGAAGGCCGCTTATCCAGTGCAGCCACGGCGAGAGCTGGTCGCGGCCGAAGACGTAGATCCCGAGGAATATCGCCTCCACCAGAAAGAACAACACCTCGATGGCGAGCGGGTAGCCCATCACCGGTCCGGCCACGTTCATGAAGTTCGGCCACAACAGCCCGAACCCGAAGGTCAGCACGGTCCCCGAGACCGCCCCTATAGCGTAGGTAACGGCGAAGGCGCTGGTCCACTTCTTGTTGAGCGCCAGGTAGACCCTGTCCCCCCGGCGCAGGTACAGCCACTGTGAGACCAGCATCATGAAAGGCATCACCACGCCCAGGGAGGCGAAGATGATGTGGAACATCAGCGTGCCGCCGAAGGTGGCCCGGGCGGCCAGGAAGTTGGTTAGTAGATCTCCCACAGTTCGTCTCCTGTTCGGCGCTATAGACCGTCTGGCGGCCGGCTACGCTCGTGATACCCGAAACCGCCCCGCTGCAAAATCTATATCTCGTGTTCTAACACCGCTTACCACAAAGCTTTGTGATCCACTTTATCCACAGAATCTCGCCCGTGGCAACGAACCCTGGCTTACCCTTCCCTGGAGTTCCGAAACTCGTGAGAACGGTAGACAAACCCCCGCAGCGAGAGCCAGCGGAGCCATGATCGAGCGGTGCGCCGCGTAGCCGCGTTCGAGACCGGACCGGATACTCGCGAAAGCACCTGCCGGGTAAAGACGCCTGCCGAAGCCTGATAAATAGCTTGGTAACCCCGGAAAGCCCGCGCCGCGGCCCTCTTGAGCAACCCCCTGGTAAGACTCTCGGAAAACTTCGGAAATTTTTTGTCCGCCCCCGCTAGAAACAGAGAAAGCGGGATTAACAACCTATAAGACGGAATTTAGTGACCGTCGGCCGTTGGTAA is part of the Rubrobacter aplysinae genome and harbors:
- a CDS encoding cytochrome ubiquinol oxidase subunit I, which codes for MGDLLTNFLAARATFGGTLMFHIIFASLGVVMPFMMLVSQWLYLRRGDRVYLALNKKWTSAFAVTYAIGAVSGTVLTFGFGLLWPNFMNVAGPVMGYPLAIEVLFFLVEAIFLGIYVFGRDQLSPWLHWISGLPIFIGGFMSMIVVVLANSWMNTPAGFTLNGAGEVVSIDLVRAMFSPAWFYEASHMTIAAFEAVAFAFAAVYAVGMLRGRRDAYHRRGLMISMIVATIATPVMIISGDLTAKGVAHEEPAKLAAMEPQFETERGAPLSIGGYPDVEAGEVKYDLEIPYMISILAFDDPNAPVQGLDDFPADERPDPRAVWWAFDAMVGIGFALVAVVAGFWLAYWRGRGVPTNKLVLGSVGLSGFLGFLAIELGWITTELGRQPWVIKGVMRTAEGVTPAPGIGYALVGFMSLYVVLATICIRLLLNMATGAPPELEEQEGGEPGSPQEERETLREGSL